One Primulina huaijiensis isolate GDHJ02 chromosome 5, ASM1229523v2, whole genome shotgun sequence DNA segment encodes these proteins:
- the LOC140977262 gene encoding uncharacterized protein, translating to MVESSTLCISSFSSVPICSEPRSLTFSFHSTSLPLRKFPFQIPRYQSSPRRFFARAAGSGYFPDDDDSFGLYPWQNSDTADPTIQWIREERVTLLTADGLIQIGGKLVPRRVSSSDKKQGKAKLSQRSQRFKESNYMDPNQRLCLGALFDIAATNGLDVGRRLCIIGFCRSTEMLCDVVEDTVLEHGGEVVTARKASREGLHEKLTMTVAVPLLWGVPPASETLRLAVRSGGGIVDKVFWQWDFL from the exons ATGGTGGAATCGTCCACCCTATGTATTTCATCCTTTTCATCTGTTCCTATTTGTAGCGAACCCAGGTCCTTGACCTTTTCCTTTCATTCCACGTCTCTTCCACTTCGAAAATTTCCTTTCCAAATCCCTCGCTACCAATCGTCACCGCGCCGCTTCTTCGCCAGGGCTGCTGGGTCGGGGTATTTTCCGGATGACGATGATTCCTTTGGATTGTACCCCTGGCAGAATTCTGACACCGCTGATCCAA CGATTCAGTGGATTCGGGAGGAGAGAGTTACTTTACTTACTGCCGATGGGCTGATCCAAATTGGCGGAAAACTTGTCCCGCGCCGAGTTTCTTCTTCTGAT AAGAAGCAAGGGAAGGCCAAATTATCTCAAAGGTCCCAACGGTTTAAAGAGAGTAACTACATGGATCCAAACCAAAGGCTATGCCTTGGTGCTTTATTTGATATAGCGGCAACAAAT GGACTTGATGTGGGTAGACGGCTTTGTATTATTGGGTTTTGCCGTTCAACTGAGATGCTTTGTGATGTTGTGGAAGATACTGTTCTGGAGCATGGTGGGGAG GTTGTGACAGCGAGAAAAGCTAGCAGAGAAGGGCTGCACGAAAAGCTAACCATGACTGTTGCGGTGCCATTGCTATGGGGAGTGCCTCCAGCATCCGAGACTCTTCGTCTTGCAGTCAGGAGTGGAGGTGGGATTGTGGACAAGGTCTTTTGGCAATGGGACTTCCTATAA
- the LOC140977263 gene encoding uncharacterized protein isoform X1 codes for MESSRLAIHWGHPCNMAVVLFAMGGYGAYLGFRIRFSDCVSSCLFTKKRLWPKLCILNLLEECSSSLLLELLVESRLFSLQINPFLKDMVIDKNHLIL; via the exons ATGGAATCTTCCCGACTGGCTATCCATTGGGGTCACCCTTGTAACATG GCTGTTGTGCTGTTTGCCATGGGGGGATACGGGGCATACTTGGGTTTTCGTATTCGTTTCTCAGACTGCG TTTCTTCATGCTTGTTCACGAAGAAAAGGCTATGGCCAAAGCTTTGCATCCTAAACTTATTGGAGGAATGTTCTTCTTCTTTGCTCTTGGAGCTACTGGTGGAATCACGTCTCTTCTCACTTCAGATAAATCCATTTTTGAAAG ACATGGTGATCGACAAGAATCACCTGATTCTGTGA
- the LOC140977263 gene encoding uncharacterized protein isoform X3 translates to MESSRLAIHWGHPCNMAVVLFAMGGYGAYLGFRIRFSDCVSSCLFTKKRLWPKLCILNLLEECSSSLLLELLVESRLFSLQINPFLKVLMT, encoded by the exons ATGGAATCTTCCCGACTGGCTATCCATTGGGGTCACCCTTGTAACATG GCTGTTGTGCTGTTTGCCATGGGGGGATACGGGGCATACTTGGGTTTTCGTATTCGTTTCTCAGACTGCG TTTCTTCATGCTTGTTCACGAAGAAAAGGCTATGGCCAAAGCTTTGCATCCTAAACTTATTGGAGGAATGTTCTTCTTCTTTGCTCTTGGAGCTACTGGTGGAATCACGTCTCTTCTCACTTCAGATAAATCCATTTTTGAAAG TCCTCATGACGTGA
- the LOC140977263 gene encoding uncharacterized protein isoform X2 — protein sequence MESSRLAIHWGHPCNMAVVLFAMGGYGAYLGFRIRFSDCVSSCLFTKKRLWPKLCILNLLEECSSSLLLELLVESRLFSLQINPFLKGESGIAQSS from the exons ATGGAATCTTCCCGACTGGCTATCCATTGGGGTCACCCTTGTAACATG GCTGTTGTGCTGTTTGCCATGGGGGGATACGGGGCATACTTGGGTTTTCGTATTCGTTTCTCAGACTGCG TTTCTTCATGCTTGTTCACGAAGAAAAGGCTATGGCCAAAGCTTTGCATCCTAAACTTATTGGAGGAATGTTCTTCTTCTTTGCTCTTGGAGCTACTGGTGGAATCACGTCTCTTCTCACTTCAGATAAATCCATTTTTGAAAG GGGAATCCGGGATTGCGCAAAGTTCCTAG
- the LOC140977264 gene encoding serine/threonine protein phosphatase 2A 57 kDa regulatory subunit B' beta isoform-like — protein sequence MFNKIMKRGHRKVAKSDVDYGYMLPNRSSGSVSTSDVVINHASRSGAISNSHQPQHVASAAVVPPPLPYTGTIENLPMFRDVMVAERQNLFLRKLQICCFCFDFSETLKMLREKEIKRQTLVELVDFIQSGSGKITESNQEEMVKMISVNIFRCLPPAFHENSGSETTDPEEEPYLDPSWPHLQLVYELLLRYVVSSDTDTKVAKRYIDHSFVLKLLELFDSEDPREREYLKTILHRIYGKFMVHRPFIRKAINNIFYRLIYETERHSGIAELLEILGSIINGFALPMKEEHKLFLVRALIPLHKPKPVAMYHQQLSYCITQFVEKDYKLADTVIRGLLKYWPVTNCQKEVLFLGELEEVLEATQAAEFQRCMVPLFRQIARCLNSSHFQVAERALFLWNNEHIVGLIAQNRSVILPIIFAALEKNIQSHWNPAVHGLTVNIRKMFVEMDTELFEECQRQYEESESKTRELEEQRELMWQRLTAAAAAAQGG from the exons ATGTTTAATAAGATAATGAAGAGGGGACACCGCAAGGTGGCCAAATCGGATGTTGATTATGGTTATATGCTACCGAATCGGAGCTCTGGATCCGTTTCTACGTCTGATGTTGTCATCAACCACGCCTCTCGAAGCGGGGCAATTTCAAATTCGCATCAGCCTCAGCATGTAGCTTCTGCTGCAGTTGTGCCTCCTCCTCTTCCTTACACGGGTACCATTGAGAATCTACCTATGTTTAGAGATGTTATGGTTGCCGAGCGTCAGAATTTGTTTCTGCGGAAACTGCAAATCTGCTGCTTCTGTTTTGATTTCTCAGAGACTTTAAAGATGCTGAGGGAAAAGGAGATTAAAAGGCAGACTCTTGTGGAGCTCGTGGATTTTATTCAATCTGGATCAGGTAAAATAACTGAATCTAATCAGGAGGAAATGGTTAAAATGATCTCTGTGAATATATTTCGTTGCTTGCCCCCGGCCTTCCACGAAAATTCGGGATCTGAGACTACGGACCCTGAGGAGGAGCCGTATCTTGATCCTTCTTGGCCGCATTTGCAACTAGTTTATGAGCTGCTCCTGCGCTATGTTGTTTCTTCGGATACAGATACAAAAGTTGCCAAGCGTTACATTGATCATTCCTTTGTTTTGAAGTTGCTCGAGTTGTTTGATTCTGAAGACCCAAGGGAGAGGGAGTATTTGAAAACGATTCTGCATAGAATATATGGGAAATTCATGGTACATAGGCCCTTTATCAGAAAGGCGATAAATAATATCTTTTATAGACTTATATATGAGACAGAGAGGCACAGTGGGATCGCCGAACTCTTGGAGATACTTGGGAGTATAATAAATGGGTTTGCCTTGCCAATGAAGGAAGAACACAAGCTGTTTCTAGTCCGGGCTTTGATACCACTCCACAAACCTAAGCCGGTAGCAATGTATCATCAGCAGTTGTCATATTGCATCACTCAGTTTGTGGAAAAGGACTATAAGTTGGCAGATACCGTGATAAGGGGATTACTGAAATATTGGCCTGTGACCAACTGCCAAAAGGAGGTTCTCTTTCTGGGGGAACTCGAGGAAGTGCTGGAGGCAACACAGGCTGCAGAATTTCAGCGCTGTATGGTCCCTCTTTTCCGACAGATTGCTCGTTGCCTCAACAGCTCCCATTTTCAG GTGGCAGAACGAGCGCTCTTTCTATGGAATAACGAACACATTGTGGGATTGATTGCTCAAAATCGCAGTGTTATTTTGCCAATCATCTTCGCGGCATTGGAAAAGAATATCCAGTCCCACTGGAACCCTGCAGTACACGGTTTAACTGTTAACATACGAAAAATGTTTGTGGAGATGGATACCGAGTTATTTGAAGAGTGCCAGAGACAGTATGAAGAGAGCGAGTCCAAAACCAGGGAACTGGAAGAACAACGGGAATTAATGTGGCAGCGATTGacagctgctgctgctgctgctcaaGGAGGCTGA
- the LOC140977265 gene encoding small ribosomal subunit protein bS16m/bS16c-like isoform X2 has translation MVVRLRLSRLGCRNKPFYRVMAADSRSPRDGKHLEVLGYYNPLPGQDGGKRMGMNFDRVKYWLSVGAQPSEPVQRLLFRSGLLPPPPMLAMERKGGPRDTRPVDPMTGRRITPEITEVYLKI, from the exons ATGGTGGTGCGTTTACGGCTCTCTCGGCTGGGATGCCGTAACAAGCCATTTTACAGAGTAATGGCCGCTGATAGCCGATCCCCTAGAGATGGAAAGCATTTGGAAGTCTTGGGCTACTACAACCCTCTTCCTG GTCAAGATGGTGGTAAAAGGATGGGTATGAATTTTGATAGAGTGAA GTACTGGCTTTCTGTTGGCGCACAACCTTCAGAACCTGTTCAACGCCTCCTCTTTCGATCTGGCTTGTTACCCCCACCTCCAATGCTTGCAATGGAACGAAAAGGTGGCCCACGGGATACTCGTCCTGTTGATCCTATGACGGGGCGCAGAATAACGCCTGAAATAACAGAAG TATATTTGAAGATCTGA
- the LOC140977265 gene encoding small ribosomal subunit protein bS16m/bS16c-like isoform X3 — protein MVVRLRLSRLGCRNKPFYRVMAADSRSPRDGKHLEVLGYYNPLPGQDGGKRMGMNFDRVKYWLSVGAQPSEPVQRLLFRSGLLPPPPMLAMERKGGPRDTRPVDPMTGRRITPEITEG, from the exons ATGGTGGTGCGTTTACGGCTCTCTCGGCTGGGATGCCGTAACAAGCCATTTTACAGAGTAATGGCCGCTGATAGCCGATCCCCTAGAGATGGAAAGCATTTGGAAGTCTTGGGCTACTACAACCCTCTTCCTG GTCAAGATGGTGGTAAAAGGATGGGTATGAATTTTGATAGAGTGAA GTACTGGCTTTCTGTTGGCGCACAACCTTCAGAACCTGTTCAACGCCTCCTCTTTCGATCTGGCTTGTTACCCCCACCTCCAATGCTTGCAATGGAACGAAAAGGTGGCCCACGGGATACTCGTCCTGTTGATCCTATGACGGGGCGCAGAATAACGCCTGAAATAACAGAAG ggtga
- the LOC140977265 gene encoding small ribosomal subunit protein bS16m/bS16c-like isoform X1, with amino-acid sequence MVVRLRLSRLGCRNKPFYRVMAADSRSPRDGKHLEVLGYYNPLPGQDGGKRMGMNFDRVKYWLSVGAQPSEPVQRLLFRSGLLPPPPMLAMERKGGPRDTRPVDPMTGRRITPEITEGAESGLVPEDSEVDQEEITTSS; translated from the exons ATGGTGGTGCGTTTACGGCTCTCTCGGCTGGGATGCCGTAACAAGCCATTTTACAGAGTAATGGCCGCTGATAGCCGATCCCCTAGAGATGGAAAGCATTTGGAAGTCTTGGGCTACTACAACCCTCTTCCTG GTCAAGATGGTGGTAAAAGGATGGGTATGAATTTTGATAGAGTGAA GTACTGGCTTTCTGTTGGCGCACAACCTTCAGAACCTGTTCAACGCCTCCTCTTTCGATCTGGCTTGTTACCCCCACCTCCAATGCTTGCAATGGAACGAAAAGGTGGCCCACGGGATACTCGTCCTGTTGATCCTATGACGGGGCGCAGAATAACGCCTGAAATAACAGAAGGTGCGGAGTCTGGCCTGGTCCCTGAAGATAGTGAAGTTGACCAGGAAGAAATTACCACTTCTTCATGA
- the LOC140977267 gene encoding phosphatidylinositol 4-phosphate 5-kinase 9-like, producing the protein MSGFEAIVDKFERAISFADRTKSLDFILSNENSVLSEFSGEDSRAGSVTNGFKAGEFFLPNGESYSGSLLGSKPEGFGKYAWSDGSKYEGEWRHGMRQGYGILHWPSGAHYEGEFSGDYIHGTGTYTRSDGMTYKGRWRLNLKHGLGYQNYPNRDVFEGSWIRGTPEGPGKYTWANGNVYLGNMKGGKMSGKGTLNWINGDSFEGNWLNGMIHGFGVYTWVDGGCYVGTWTQGLKDGKGTFYPKGSSLPAGQQLYLHALRKKGLLPDLRKQNQVSHIHQATSVDMGYVEIGGIRNSVWNSSDKLSGGLLNLEQSHTKNVSLKRSWSLEVSIEKVIGHYRSSSTSDTVLEGGDNGININPPILEREYIQGILISELVLSNRFSPSSRRANRRQKRLAREIKRPGEQIIKGHRSYDLMLSLQLGIRYTVGKITPIQSREVRATDFGPHASFWMNFPREGSQLTPPHQSEDFKWKDYCPMVFRNLREMFEIDAADYMMSICGNDALRELSSPGKSGSVFFLSQDDRFMIKTLRKSEVKVLLRMLLNYYRHVCTYENTLITKFFGLHRIKPSSGQKFRFVVMGNVFCTELRIHRRFDLKGSTLGRSADKVEIDENTILKDLDLNYCFYLEPSWQNVLLQQIEIDSKFLESENIMDYSLLVGVHHRAPHHLRSHLSYSQRISVDGLGIVAENESMEDEISPQGLVLVPRGADDRDVIIGSHIRGNRLRASSASGNEEVDLLLPGTARLQIQLGVNMPARAENISGGDDARIFHEAYDVVLYLGIIDILQEYNVSKKIEHAYKSINFNPLLISAVDPKFYSQRFLDFIQKVFPPNAVRC; encoded by the exons ATGTCTGGCTTTGAAGCCATTGTCGATAAGTTTGAAAGAGCAATTTCCTTTGCTGATAGGACAAAAtcacttgattttattttatctaatgAAAATAGTGTCTTAAGTGAATTTAGTGGGGAGGATTCTCGAGCTGGATCAGTAACCAATGGCTTTAAAGCTGGTGAGTTCTTTCTTCCCAATGGGGAGTCTTATTCTGGATCCCTACTTGGCAGTAAACCTGAGGGTTTTGGGAAATATGCTTGGTCAGATGGTAGCAAATATGAGGGTGAATGGAGACATGGGATGAGGCAAGGATATGGCATACTTCACTGGCCTTCAGGTGCGCATTATGAAGGTGAGTTTTCAGGTGATTATATCCATGGAACTGGGACGTATACCAGATCTGATGGAATGACCTACAAGGGTCGGTGGAGGTTAAATCTCAAACATGGTTTGGGGTATCAAAATTATCCAAATAGAGATGTGTTTGAAGGATCTTGGATTAGGGGAACCCCGGAGGGACCTGGGAAGTATACCTGGGCGAATGGAAACGTGTATCTGGGAAATATGAAGGGGGGTAAAATGTCGGGGAAGGGAACTCTTAATTGGATTAACGGTGATTCATTTGAAGGTAACTGGTTAAATGGCATGATTCATGGATTTGGAGTATACACATGGGTTGATGGTGGTTGCTACGTTGGAACTTGGACTCAAGGCCTGAAGGATGGGAAAGGAACATTTTATCCGAAAGGCAGTAGCCTTCCAGCTGGTCAGCAGTTGTATCTTCATGCCTTGCGAAAGAAAGGGTTGTTACCTGATTTAAGAAAACAAAATCAGGTTTCCCATATTCACCAGGCAACATCAGTAGACATGGGATATGTTGAGATTGGTGGAATCCGAAATTCTGTTTGGAATTCATCTGATAAACTCTCAGGGGGATTGTTAAATCTTGAGCAATCTCACACGAAAAATGTTTCCCTGAAAAGGAGCTGGAGTCTTGAAGTATCTATTGAGAAAGTTATTGGGCACTACAGATCATCGAGTACATCTGACACAGTTCTAGAAGGAGGAGATAATGGGATCAACATAAACCCTCCCATCTTGGAAAGAGAGTATATCCAGGGGATCCTAATCAGTGAGCTTGTATTAAGTAATCGTTTTTCACCATCATCTAGAAGAGCAAACAGGCGACAGAAAAGGCTTGCAAGGGAAATAAAGAGGCCAGGTGAACAAATTATTAAAGGCCACAGGAGTTATGATTTAATGCTAAGTCTGCAACTTGGGATCAG ATATACTGTGGGGAAAATCACTCCCATACAAAGTCGAGAAGTTAGGGCAACAGATTTTGGTCCCCATGCAAGCTTTTGGATGAATTTTCCTAGAGAAGGCTCACAACTAACACCTCCACATCAGTCTGAGGATTTCAAGTGGAAAGACTATTGTCCAATGGTTTTCAG GAATCTTAGAGAGATGTTTGAGATTGATGCCGCTGACTACATGATGTCAATATGTGGAAATGATGCCCTCAGGGAACTTTCTTCTCCTGGTAAAAGTGGTAGTGTCTTTTTCCTGTCTCAGGATGATCGGTTCATGATCAAGACATTGCGAAAATCAGAAGTTAAG GTTCTGCTGCGGATGCTCCTAAACTATTATCGTCATGTGTGCACATATGAAAACACCCTGATAACTAAATTTTTTGGTCTTCACAGGATTAAACCTTCTAGCGGTCAAAAG TTCCGTTTTGTCGTCATGGGAAACGTGTTCTGCACAGAGTTAAGAATACATCGGAGATTTGATCTGAAAGGTTCTACATTAGGACGTTCTGCAGACAAGGTTGAAATTGACGAGAATACAATACTCAAGGATCTCGATTTGAATTACTGCTTTTATTTGGAACCTTCTTGGCAAAATGTCCTTCTACA GCAGATCGAAATAGATAGCAAATTCTTGGAATCAGAGAATATAATGGATTACAGCCTCTTGGTAGGTGTACATCACCGAGCACCACATCATCTACGCTCACATTTGTCTTACAGTCAGCGTATATCGGTAGATGGACTGGGAATTGTGGCAGAAAATG AGTCTATGGAGGATGAAATCTCTCCGCAAGGCCTTGTTTTGGTCCCTCGCGGTGCTGATGACAGAGATGTCATTATCGGCTCTCATATCAGAGGCAACCGTTTACGAGCATCATCTGCAAGCGGCAACGAGGAAGTAGATCTTCTCCTTCCTGGTACTGCAAG ACTTCAAATCCAGCTTGGTGTGAATATGCCAGCTAGAGCAGAAAACATCTCTGGAGGAGACGATGCTCGGATCTTTCATGAGGCATATGACGTCGTCCTGTATTTGGGTATCATCGACATTCTGCAAGAATACAACGTGAGTAAGAAAATTGAACACGCATACAAATCGATTAACTTCAATCCCCTGTTGATTTCCGCAGTCGACCCTAAGTTCTATTCTCAGCGATTTCTAGACTTCATTCAGAAGGTTTTTCCTCCAAATGCTGTGAGGTGTTAA
- the LOC140977268 gene encoding uncharacterized protein: MDHRYGTGVRTSEANGYAVYSRSGRLKSGNGGRIGYFDNVLECQGISSNAAEVVRSNREIIARCGDFVNVGGVEDKLGDISGTEVKRKPMAVVMRDGHRRFTRSVLRSKVEDSKMENGVDFEVDGSEGATVAAPGSPAKKMKMSKNILIKGRPTTVRELLDTGSLEGYPVFYNGGKKGFPLRGTIKDGGIICSCSLCKGVTVVPPCKFEIHACKSYRRASQYICLENGKSLLDIVKECRKASVKVLEETIQNFIGPMPMKESFVCHNCKKTFLATSSAKAEQLCDACMIIVSSDAAAECVNSGPSGPVLSSTISENTEGHNTPQSGSHRGRKKRKNHELASDSKSSRRSSPPVSTNKGKGEITNMRSRSSSASKCRVSASVRYTRSVSYVNTDGCASSHGLLKNKNSGRLSKSSEIGSPSISLQSKSSWKITKKDQRMHWLVFEDGGLPDGTEVAYYSHGKKLQDGYKMGSGIVCCCCNTEVSPSQFEAHAGWASRRKPYMYIYTSNGVSLHEFAISLLKGRNGSAKNNDDLCIICADGGKLVLCDGCPRAFHKECASLSCIPRGKWYCTYCQNMFQREKFVESNANAVAAGRVLGIDAIEQIKSRCIRIVNSPEETELLACVICRGYDFSKSGFGPRTVILCDQCEKEYHVGCLKKCKMSDLKELPKGKWFCSVNCKRIYSALQNLLNNGAEKLPGATLDVVMKKWEGKNLVADTDLDVRWRLLNGKNTSRETRVLLSQAVAIFHECFDPIVDSETGRDFIPSMVYGRNIRGQNFSGMHCAILTVNSAVVSVGILRIFGQEMAELPLAATCVGNQDRGYFQILYTCIEKLLAFLSVKLFVLPAADEAKSIWTKKFGFAAITEEQLLNYKKTCWQMITFKGTSMLEKQVPKCRIVNQDKSDSMPPSSEEQSKAISPQ, encoded by the exons ATGGATCACCGCTATGGAACAGGGGTTAGGACGAGTGAGGCGAATGGTTACGCCGTTTATTCGAGGAGTGGGCGGTTGAAGAGTGGAAACGGGGGCAGAATTGGATATTTTGATAATGTCCTCGAATGTCAGGGAATCTCCAGTAACGCCGCGGAGGTAGTACGTTCGAACCGTGAGATTATAGCCCGTTGTGGTGACTTTGTAAATGTTGGTGGAGTTGAGGATAAATTAGGCGACATTAGTGGGACTGAAGTGAAACGGAAGCCCATGGCGGTGGTGATGAGAGATGGTCACCGGAGATTTACGCGATCGGTACTGAGATCAAAGGTTGAGGATTCTAAAATGGAAAATGGGGTGGATTTTGAGGTCGACGGATCGGAGGGTGCGACAGTGGCTGCACCGGGTAGTCCGGCGAAGAAGATGAAGATGTCAAAAAATATCCTGATAAAAGGACGCCCGACAACTGTTCGAGAGCTCTTAGATACTGGGTCGTTAGAAGGGTATCCAGTTTTCTACAATGGTGGCAAGAAG GGATTTCCTCTGCGAGGAACTATAAAAGATGGCGGAATCATTTGTTCTTGCAGTTTGTGCAAAGGAGTTACG GTAGTACCTCCTTgtaaatttgaaatccatgcCTGTAAATCATATAGACGTGCATCTCAGTATATATGCTTAGAGAACGGTAAAAGCCTCCTGGACATTGTCAAAGAATGCCGCAAAGCTTCTGTGAAGGTGTTAGAAGAAACCATACAAAACTTCATAGGTCCCATGCCCATGAAGGAATCTTTTGTCTGTCACAATTGCAAGA AGACTTTTCTTGCGACATCATCTGCAAAGGCAGAACAACTTTGTGATGCTTGCATGATTATTGTGAGTTCAGATGCTGCTGCAGAATGTGTAAATTCTGG CCCTTCTGGGCCAGTTCTTAGTTCTACAATTTCTGAGAATACAGAAGGGCACAACACTCCACAAAGCGGAAGTCATCGAGGAAGGAAGAAAAGAAA GAATCATGAGCTGGCTTCTGATTCAAAATCTTCCAGAAGATCATCACCCCCAGTTTCAACAAATAAGGGAAAAGGGGAGATTACAAATAT GAGGTCACGATCATCTTCTGCATCTAAATGCCGTGTAAGCGCTTCAGTGAGGTATACAAGGTCTGTGTCTTATGTAAATACAGATGGTTGTGCTTCCTCGCACGGTTTACTGAAGAACAAGAATAGTGGAAGGCTCTCCAAATCCTCAGAAATTGGATCTCCGTCTATCTCACTGCAATCAAAGAGTTCATGGAAGATAACTAAAAA GGATCAGAGGATGCACTGGCTTGTTTTCGAGGATGGTGGATTACCAGATGGAACTGAAGTCGCATATTATTCCCATGGCAAG AAATTGCAGGATGGCTATAAAATGGGATCAGGAATAGTTTGCTGTTGTTGCAACACTGAG GTCAGTCCATCTCAGTTTGAAGCTCATGCTGGTTGGGCATCCCGCAGAAAACC CTATATGTATATCTACACATCTAATGGAGTCTCCCTCCATGAATTCGCCATCTCTTTGCTGAAAGGTCGTAATGGTTCTGCAAAGAATAATGATGACTTGTGCATCATTTGTGCGGACGGTGGGAAACTTGTGCTTTGTGATGGATGTCCTAGGGCATTTCACAAAG AATGTGCATCATTGTCATGTATCCCTCGTGGTAAATGGTATTGCACATACTGCCAAAACATGTTTCAGAGAGAGAAATTTGTTGAATCCAATGCCAATGCTGTTGCTGCTGGAAGAGTTTTAGGTATTGATGCAATAGAGCAGATAAAAAGCCGTTGCATTCGCATTGTCAACAGCCCTGAAGAAACTGAGTTACTAGCATGTGTGATCTGCAG GGGCTATGATTTTAGCAAATCTGGTTTTGGTCCACGCACTGTTATACTGTGTGATCAG TGCGAAAAGGAGTATCATGTTGGCTGTTTAAAAAAATGCAAGATGTCTGATCTAAAG GAACTTCCCAAAGGAAAGTGGTTCTGCTCTGTGAATTGCAAGAGGATATACTCTGCACTGCAAAATTTGCTGAATAATGGGGCGGAAAAGCTTCCAGGCGCTACTTTAGATGTTGTAATGAAAAAATGGGAGGGGAAGAATTTAGTTGCTGATACTGATCTTGATGTGAGATGGAGGCTCTTAAATGGGAAAAATACTTCTCGTGAAACCCGAGTGTTGCTATCACAGGCTGTGGCAATATTTCAT GAATGTTTTGACCCAATTGTGGATTCAGAGACTGGAAGGGACTTCATTCCGTCTATGGTTTACGG GAGGAATATAAGGGGCCAAAACTTCAGTGGAATGCATTGTGCTATATTAACAGTAAA TTCAGCAGTTGTATCAGTAGGGATCCTGCGGATATTTGGGCAGGAGATGGCTGAACTTCCATTGGCTGCAACATGTGTCGGTAATCAAGATAGG GGATACTTCCAAATTCTGTACACATGCATTGAAAAATTGCTCGCTTTCTTGAGTGTGAAACTCTTTGTTCTCCCAGCAGCTGATGAGGCAAAATCAATATGGACAAAAAAGTTTGGATTCGCAGCGATTACTGAAGAGCAG CTCttgaattacaaaaaaacatGTTGGCAAATGATAACTTTCAAAGGGACTTCTATGTTAGAAAAACAAGTTCCGAAATGTCGTATTGTTAACCAAGATAAATCAGATTCCATGCCTCCCAGcagtgaagaacaaagcaaAGCCATTTCTCCTCAATGA